tatttttttgacctTTATATAAACTACATAGACAACTCTTCACCACTTGTTACTGATGTGATTGTGAGTCGACTTCGCCGGTTGCGGATGCTGCTGTTGTCGTTATGGCCCCAGAACTTCAGCATTTTCTTCAAGTGGTTGTTGAATTTAACCcccaaaaacacataaaacacaggGTTGAGGCAGCAGTGTGAATATGCAAAAAGTCGCGTGATGTAAAAGGCGTAAGCTAGACGTTTTGTTATCTCACAACTTTGAACCACATCTGCCGAGTCAGCAGGTGGTCTTGGCCAAATGTACAAAGACTTCAGAAATATTACTATATTGTAAGGTGCCCAGCCCAAGAAGAAAACAGCCACAAGAGCAAAAATGAGCTTTAAAGTTTTGCTCTTTCTTCTTCGGGCAGTGGGGCGCAGCAACCTGCAAATGATCTGAGAATAGCAAAAAATGAATACCACCGAACTTATTATGAAGAGAGCATTTTGCTGGTAGATTGCCCACAAATCCCAGGTAGAACTTGCAAAGACGCAGTGATTCGGTTCCACAAATTTGGTGAACATGAATGCTGGACTGGTGACCAGCACACTCAGTCCCCACATGACCACAGATACGAGCACACTGTAGAAGCCTTTGGTGGACACAATGTCAGACAGAGGATTCATGACGGCTATGTAACGGTGAGCAGTCatcaggatgaggaggaagccACTGCTGTAGAAGCCGAGGTAGAAGACAAAGCTGACTATTTTGCATGCATATGACCCCAAAGTCCATCCATACATGTGGTAGTAGGCCCAGAAAGGCAGACCTGCGGTGAAGAAGAGATCGGATACAGCCAGGTTCAGGATGAAAGTGTTGGTGATGGATTTGAGATTCTCGTACTTGGCCAGAATCACAATGACCAGGATGTTGCCAAACAGACTGAGGATCACAACGATAGAGAAGAAAGCTGGGATGAAGATCATTCCAGTCTCCACGAGGCTCGAGCTGTCACACTCTTCAGTCGGATAGTCAGAGTAATTTTCGTAGTAATAGTCGATGGCTGGACTGATGCTCATGGTAGTTGTAACTGCAAGGTCTCCAGTTGTAGCCATATTCTTTCAATCAAGTCTAAATTCAAAAGAGGCTTCATTAGCGGGGTAAGTCAAACAGGGCAGATGATTACATTGTAAACTTTTATTTCAGAGATTTGTGTCAAAGCTTCAATTGTCACTGTTTTTAAACTGAACCaaattttttttggggggggggggggcactctcactctcacttaTTTCACATATCTAACTTTGAGTAGCGCTGTCCAAAGTGGGACCCCAAGCCAAAGATTCCCTGAGCAAGAaatcaaaataaacataaaaatgcaaaaatgtatcaaaaaaacatacagactcAGTTGGCGAGTCACCAGCACAAGCatctatctattttttttaaaaaaaaattttaggAAAATCCTGTATAATATACCTTTAAGATTGGTACATTAAAGCACAAACATTTTGGGCAACTTAAATATTTGTCTAGAGGTAAAACGTGACATGAGCTGTAAGAAGCTCACTCTGCTCAATTCAAACCAGTGAGAGAAACACTcaaaacagacacagagggaAATCTAACAGTTAGGCGATCGAGTTGATTGAAACATGTTTAGGCACTCCTCAGgtattttgtgtttcttcatgtttgtctttgtgctgttAAAATGCTCTGATGATGTCACTAAGTTGTactgattaaaatgttcaacttgATGTGTCGATTGGACCTAAAGCCACTGATGTATGCGAGATCAAGGAAAATGTAAATCAGCAAAAACGTCATATGGTAATTCACTCAATATTATAATTGGCTGTCCCATAATTTATAAATGTGCTgtaatgtattattgttatGTGACAGAAAATTACACTTGATGAATGCCAACACACATCATAAAACTGAATAAGAATATGTGTTTTCAGGACTTTTAAACTATTCAACAGCAACAACTTCTTTCCATAAACAGTGTTCCTGCTACTTTTAATCCAGTGACTGAATAGGTCTTTTGGAAGAAAATATTCTCAGTGCAAACTGTCCAACAAAATTACAGTTACCTTGAATTTGCTCCAAGGTTGCTGCAGAAATTAGAGTCAAGTATCTCTAAAGCctgtcaaataaaatgaaaaaatatctgAATGGCCACCAGTACAGATACTCTGTAACTGAGAAGGGAATTTTTGAAGTGAAATTTGGGTGAACTGggcctttaaatgttttcttatcCTAAATAAGAGGACACAGCACCCTTTCTTCAATTTCTGCCCTTGTCATTACACTGAATGAAACTGTTTAGTCCTCATATTCGCataagaaacaaaatgttttttacaaaatacaaaatattataAACACTAACTTCCATGTCTTTTATCCCTAGTTCATGGGAGTTCCTTACTATCAAAAATTTGAAAGTGTAGAATTATAAACTGTACCTGCACAAAACAGCTGTGTATCCACCAGAGTCCTCCCTGCAAATATCAGTGCAAAACTGAACTGAGAATTGTACCTTATGTATCGACCACAAAGGTGAACCGAAAATAGCCGTATTCTGGGATCATCCACactcacttgtttgtttgtttttttttttaaatcaattgaACAGTACAAAAAAGTGGAAATCAGTGGTGAGATGAGGTAATGTCCCTCAGACTCAATTCACCGTTTTTATGGATGTGCTACCTTCAAGTTAAgttaataaatcatttcaaaaagTTAAAGATtctaaaagcttaaaaaaatggGCTTCATATGTTAAAAGGTTATAAACAATTGATTTATCTGTAGTAGTTCATTTTCTGTGCTGCCACCTACTGGTCACAGATTGATGCAGTCACGCACACTCTGCAAGACCTGCTTCAGTTGAGCTCAGGCAGGCAAGACGAACACTGCTCGGTGCATGAATCTGTTGGATGAATCTGTTGGAAATCATGTGTCTGGGGGTACTATGTGTAGATTACCTCTATATTCTTGTATTCTTAAAGTTTTTATATGTTGTACATTTCTTTTAGCGGGTTAGCTAAACAATGTACTCTACTAATTAGCAGCATATAGCTATGTTGTGCAATTGGCTTGTAACTTGTAGTTATTGTGTTAGTGAACCATTGTGTGGTGTTAAATACCACCAAACAATTTTATGTTAAAATACTCAACATTTGTTTACTTCATCACAATTTCAAGCAATATAAACAGCGTATATGGTTAATATTGACCTTTTTTATGGCACATTTATTAATTAAAGTGTTactccttttttgtttgttttttaatttaaaaaaaaaagaaatttacGATAAGATTTAAATAGTGCCATaactattgttttttatttatttgaacttACTTAGAAATGTAACTCATTCAGGTCAGTTTGTACAACACAAGCTGAACACATACAGTAACCATGTCAGTCTAGACAACACATCAGCCCCATTGGAAACATTGCCTTTTCATTACAGCCTATACAACACATGAAGGGCTagagtttcactgtgtgtgttgcatATGTACTTCTTGCACTTCATGCAtgtatattgtgtttttctgtccttcTTCGGTCCACACAGTTTgcagcatttctttttgttgctgcTTGCCGCAATctagaaaaatgaaaagatcaGGGATTTTACCACCATCTTTCTCTTGCAAGGCATGCGTGTCAGACATATATTGCAACAGCATCAAACTTACTTCATGCTCTGCAGATGGTGGTTCTGTAGGTTGGGTGGATGGGGAACCAGCATTTTCCTCCTGAACGCTCCTCATGATGGCTGCAGAGGCTGGGGTTCTGGGAACATTCTGTCTTCTCTGGATTTGAGGTCTCATCAGTTCTTTTCCCAGTTCCTCAAGAAAGAGGCGTCTCCTCTGGACCTTCCCTCTGTTCCATTCTGGGTTCACTGCCATCCAGATGACAAAGGCATTGTATGCTAAGATGTCCAAAATGTTACAGAATATCACCGGTGGTCAGTGTAGGCTCCTCCTCTTGCAGCTGTAGGCAGTCACCAGCTTGTCCATGTTGTCCACCCCTACTTTTGTGGCATTATAATCCCATCTCCCATCCCTGTGCAGGGTACTCATGAGTACCATGCTCCTGCTTATCTTGGGGTCATAGGATAC
The sequence above is drawn from the Sparus aurata chromosome 21, fSpaAur1.1, whole genome shotgun sequence genome and encodes:
- the LOC115572124 gene encoding chemokine XC receptor 1-like → MATTGDLAVTTTMSISPAIDYYYENYSDYPTEECDSSSLVETGMIFIPAFFSIVVILSLFGNILVIVILAKYENLKSITNTFILNLAVSDLFFTAGLPFWAYYHMYGWTLGSYACKIVSFVFYLGFYSSGFLLILMTAHRYIAVMNPLSDIVSTKGFYSVLVSVVMWGLSVLVTSPAFMFTKFVEPNHCVFASSTWDLWAIYQQNALFIISSVVFIFCYSQIICRLLRPTARRRKSKTLKLIFALVAVFFLGWAPYNIVIFLKSLYIWPRPPADSADVVQSCEITKRLAYAFYITRLFAYSHCCLNPVFYVFLGVKFNNHLKKMLKFWGHNDNSSIRNRRSRLTITSVTSGEELSM